From one Thermatribacter velox genomic stretch:
- the def gene encoding peptide deformylase, translated as MVRKIVLYGNPLLREKAQPVTSIDGRIVSILQDMEETMLASSGIGLAGNQVGVLLRLVTLVHPEQQKVLHLINPEIVEKSGDGELQEEGCLSLPGLYAKVERPEKTFVKALDINGKEIQIAAEGLLARILQHEIDHLNGTLFIDRLAPARRLLINGKLKQIARREKEEP; from the coding sequence ATGGTTCGTAAAATAGTTCTCTATGGGAACCCCTTATTAAGAGAGAAGGCGCAGCCCGTCACTTCGATAGATGGTAGAATCGTTTCCATACTTCAAGATATGGAAGAGACCATGCTGGCTTCTTCAGGTATCGGGCTTGCTGGGAACCAGGTGGGAGTTCTGTTGCGCCTGGTGACTCTGGTGCACCCGGAACAACAAAAAGTTTTGCACCTTATAAATCCGGAGATAGTGGAAAAATCCGGTGATGGAGAACTTCAGGAAGAAGGTTGCCTGAGCTTGCCAGGCTTGTATGCCAAAGTGGAGAGACCCGAAAAGACCTTTGTTAAGGCTCTGGATATCAATGGAAAGGAGATTCAGATAGCTGCAGAAGGTCTGTTGGCAAGAATTCTCCAGCATGAAATTGACCATTTAAACGGAACGCTTTTTATAGACCGTCTGGCCCCTGCGAGAAGATTGCTTATCAATGGGAAATTGAAACAGATAGCTCGGAGAGAAAAGGAAGAACCATGA
- the fmt gene encoding methionyl-tRNA formyltransferase, with protein sequence MKIFFMGTSEFAVEVFKVLLESQFQDQIKGIVTQPDRACGRGRRIMPPPLKRFVLSENKEIPVFQPEKVNQREFVEFLKQESPDLIVVAAYGQILKREVLEIPKWGCINVHASLLPRYRGADPIRWMLLRGEKEAGVSIMLMDEGMDTGPILGQKALPIEVEDDYGSLTKKLGQIGGQELLRVIPAWVSGGIKPIPQSEEEASYAPKIKKEMLRISWAKPALEIINQVRAFAPTPGAFCYFRGRKVKILKIRLEEDTTQSIQEPGTIVDIRKEGIVVSALDKNLLVERLHPESKKPLYSWEFCCGYRLKTGERFE encoded by the coding sequence ATGAAAATATTTTTTATGGGTACTTCGGAATTTGCGGTAGAAGTCTTTAAAGTCCTTCTTGAAAGTCAGTTTCAGGATCAAATTAAGGGCATAGTAACTCAGCCTGACCGCGCTTGTGGGCGGGGACGCAGGATAATGCCTCCTCCTCTGAAAAGATTTGTTCTTTCTGAAAACAAAGAGATCCCCGTTTTTCAACCAGAAAAAGTTAATCAACGAGAGTTTGTAGAGTTCCTAAAACAGGAAAGTCCAGATCTGATCGTTGTCGCTGCTTATGGGCAGATTCTTAAGCGAGAAGTGCTGGAAATTCCCAAGTGGGGATGCATCAACGTGCATGCTTCTTTACTACCTCGTTACCGAGGAGCAGACCCAATAAGATGGATGCTTCTTCGCGGGGAGAAGGAAGCCGGCGTTTCAATTATGCTTATGGATGAAGGAATGGATACTGGACCAATACTCGGCCAGAAAGCACTTCCCATTGAGGTTGAAGATGATTACGGCAGTCTCACTAAAAAACTGGGACAAATCGGCGGTCAGGAGTTACTTAGGGTAATACCTGCTTGGGTGTCGGGTGGGATAAAGCCCATTCCCCAAAGTGAAGAAGAAGCCAGCTATGCACCAAAAATAAAAAAGGAAATGTTGCGAATCTCCTGGGCCAAACCAGCTCTGGAAATCATTAACCAGGTGAGAGCTTTTGCACCAACTCCCGGGGCTTTCTGTTATTTTCGAGGTAGGAAGGTAAAAATCCTTAAAATCAGGCTTGAAGAAGACACCACTCAAAGCATCCAAGAACCAGGGACTATCGTAGACATCAGAAAAGAGGGGATTGTCGTGAGTGCTCTGGATAAAAATCTACTGGTTGAAAGGCTACATCCGGAGAGCAAGAAACCTCTTTACTCCTGGGAATTTTGCTGTGGCTATCGCTTGAAAACTGGAGAACGCTTTGAATAG
- a CDS encoding zinc metallopeptidase — protein MFYPFFFDYTFLLLIPALILAFYAQSKVSGTYAELSRRRARTGLTGKEVAQLLIQNLGLPIRIEEIPGTLNDHYDPRHEVLRLSHSVARGRSVADYSVAAHEVGHALQKREAYPAFSLRSTLVPVASFGSQLALPLFFIGFLFYIPVLMDIGIIFFSAAVLFQLITLPVEYDASRRAYVLLAQAGIVGEDEKPLVKKMLNAAALTYVAATAMAALQLLRLFLLRESRD, from the coding sequence ATGTTTTATCCCTTCTTTTTTGATTACACCTTTTTACTTCTGATACCGGCTCTGATTCTTGCCTTTTACGCTCAAAGCAAGGTCTCTGGAACCTACGCAGAGCTATCCAGGAGGAGAGCCAGGACGGGTCTTACCGGCAAAGAAGTAGCCCAGCTCTTGATTCAGAATCTGGGGTTGCCAATTCGGATTGAGGAAATACCCGGAACACTCAATGATCACTACGATCCTCGCCATGAAGTTTTGCGGCTCTCACATTCTGTGGCTCGGGGACGCTCTGTAGCCGACTATAGCGTGGCTGCTCACGAGGTGGGCCATGCCTTACAAAAAAGGGAAGCGTATCCAGCTTTTTCTCTACGTTCAACTCTGGTACCAGTAGCCAGCTTTGGTTCTCAATTAGCGTTGCCTCTTTTTTTCATCGGTTTTCTTTTTTACATCCCTGTTTTAATGGATATCGGAATCATATTTTTTAGTGCAGCAGTGCTCTTCCAGTTAATTACCTTGCCAGTTGAGTACGACGCCAGTCGCAGGGCCTATGTACTCCTTGCCCAAGCCGGTATAGTCGGCGAAGATGAGAAACCACTGGTCAAAAAAATGCTTAATGCGGCAGCTCTGACTTATGTAGCAGCCACTGCAATGGCCGCCTTACAACTCCTTAGACTTTTCTTGTTGCGTGAGAGCAGAGATTGA
- a CDS encoding transcription antitermination factor NusB, whose product MKQEFIVLKRDILKILDAFYQGKVQRLDQAYNLYLKSSRNRGTDKENLIRLCRGVVKHSLQLDSICRTFLPKWEKLPLSIQNLLRLATFQLLFNVSTPKGVVVNEAVEISKGLYAGNFSALVNATLRNIAGQVDQYLKILEGGVELPPWLHEQWMNKLGKELENVVKSLALPPVLFLRANTLKVGADQLAHLLSKRDIEAEPLLFPPEALAVKKGDYHELCKTQEYRNGMFYIQDLSSQLVAHLLQPQPGEVVIEVGCGSGGKTTHLAQLMQNQGEIIAIDKQKELLKQLFKNVQRMGIEIVKPLSRDATSPIPELKETADRVLVDAPCSGCGTIRKNPEVLFRNNQQTLRRLAEVQKQMLCNAANYLKKGGTMVYCVCTLTDEETWEVVEFFEKNVPNLEKVNLEIYLPEGIRKRLRNSERWKVLVENKQKGIEIWPHYFSSDGLFIVAWRKR is encoded by the coding sequence TTGAAGCAGGAATTTATAGTTCTCAAAAGAGATATACTGAAAATACTCGATGCATTTTATCAGGGCAAGGTTCAACGCTTGGACCAGGCATACAACCTTTATTTAAAATCTTCCAGGAACCGGGGAACGGATAAAGAAAATTTGATAAGGCTTTGCAGGGGTGTGGTTAAACACTCCCTGCAACTCGACTCTATATGCCGGACTTTTCTTCCCAAATGGGAGAAGCTTCCTTTATCCATCCAGAATTTGCTACGTTTGGCTACTTTCCAACTTCTCTTCAATGTAAGCACTCCTAAAGGCGTTGTGGTAAATGAAGCTGTAGAAATAAGTAAAGGGTTATACGCTGGAAATTTCTCCGCCCTGGTTAACGCTACACTTAGAAACATCGCTGGACAGGTTGATCAGTACCTTAAAATTTTGGAAGGAGGAGTAGAGCTTCCTCCCTGGCTCCACGAGCAATGGATGAACAAACTTGGCAAGGAACTGGAGAACGTAGTGAAGTCTCTTGCTCTGCCACCTGTGTTATTTCTGAGGGCCAACACCCTTAAGGTGGGTGCTGACCAGCTTGCCCATTTGCTTTCGAAAAGAGATATTGAGGCCGAACCTTTACTTTTTCCACCCGAGGCACTGGCAGTAAAAAAGGGTGATTACCATGAGCTCTGCAAAACTCAGGAATATAGAAATGGAATGTTTTACATTCAGGATCTTTCTTCTCAGTTGGTAGCACATTTGCTTCAGCCTCAACCAGGAGAAGTAGTGATCGAGGTGGGTTGTGGTTCCGGAGGTAAAACGACCCACCTTGCCCAACTAATGCAAAATCAAGGAGAAATCATTGCCATTGATAAACAGAAGGAACTTTTGAAACAGTTGTTCAAGAATGTGCAACGTATGGGGATTGAAATTGTAAAACCCCTGTCCAGGGATGCGACATCGCCCATCCCAGAGCTTAAGGAAACTGCTGACCGGGTCCTGGTGGATGCTCCATGTTCTGGATGTGGAACTATCAGGAAAAACCCGGAAGTGCTCTTTCGTAACAATCAGCAAACGCTGCGAAGATTAGCCGAGGTTCAAAAACAGATGCTTTGTAACGCTGCAAACTATCTTAAAAAAGGGGGCACCATGGTATACTGTGTATGTACCCTGACCGATGAAGAAACTTGGGAAGTTGTAGAGTTTTTTGAAAAAAATGTTCCTAACCTGGAAAAAGTAAATCTGGAAATTTACCTGCCAGAAGGAATCAGAAAAAGGCTTCGAAACAGTGAGCGGTGGAAGGTCCTGGTAGAAAACAAGCAAAAAGGCATTGAAATATGGCCTCACTACTTTAGCTCGGATGGACTGTTTATTGTTGCCTGGAGAAAGAGATGA